The nucleotide sequence CTAATTTTGATATTCCCGATGAAGTTTTAGAGAAGATAGCTCAGGAGATTTAGGTTGATAGTCTTGGGCGTTGATGTGGGCTTGCGAGTTTGTGGATATGTTCTTTGTCAAGTTAAAGGCCTAGAGGTTGAATTGCTAAAGGAAGGTCAGATAAAGCCTAACCCCAAAGAAGCCTTGCCGGATAAATTAGGTTATATTTATCGAGAGCTGTTTAAAGAAGCAACTCAACACAAACCAAAAGCAATAGTAGTTGAAAAGCTCTATTCTCATTACCGACATCCAACTACCTTAGGAGTTTTAGCCCAGGTACGGGGTATAGTAGCTCTTTTTGCTAATCAAGAGGGCTTAGGTTTTTTTGAATATTCACCAACACGAGCCCGAAAAGCATTCTTAGGTAAGGGGAACGCTAACTCACGGCAAGTACGAAAGATGGCTGAAAACATTACCGGAAAAAACTTTATCTCCGACCATACTGCTGATGCTTTTTCTTTGGTGGTTGCGTTTTCTCATGCTCAGAAGTTAGAGAGTCTCGTTAACGGTTCACGTCTTAAGTCAAGCTAGAATACTTATGATTTATAAG is from Candidatus Omnitrophota bacterium and encodes:
- a CDS encoding crossover junction endodeoxyribonuclease RuvC translates to MIVLGVDVGLRVCGYVLCQVKGLEVELLKEGQIKPNPKEALPDKLGYIYRELFKEATQHKPKAIVVEKLYSHYRHPTTLGVLAQVRGIVALFANQEGLGFFEYSPTRARKAFLGKGNANSRQVRKMAENITGKNFISDHTADAFSLVVAFSHAQKLESLVNGSRLKSS